Proteins encoded by one window of Chondromyces crocatus:
- a CDS encoding hybrid non-ribosomal peptide synthetase/type I polyketide synthase: MRIDELMAKLAALGVSLWVDDGKLRFRAPAGTLNPELKAQLGAHKEAILARLAATTEGQEHPLSHGQRALWFLHQSAPQSTAYNVVFAARVRSRLDAGSLRAAAQALSERHPNLRSVFVEEAGQLVQRAAPAGDIAFAEVDASSWTEEALQARLEELARRPFHLERGPLFQVHVFQRGEEHVLLLLVHHIAIDFWSTLVVLDELGMLYEAAGNRAALPPPSAPYAEVVRREDALVRGEEGARCLRYWQDALGEEPLPLDLPLDRPRPPSPSYRGDVHAFAIEPDLTQRLRAVARAQGVTLNTLLLTAFQILLGRSAGTPRVWVGSLTSGRGAADVAGTVGYCVNPVVMTADFSDDPPFSRALERAHESALGAYEHQGYPFPLLVEKLHRSREPGRSPFFQAMFVLQQPHRLPAALPFVLGVGGARMQLGGLDLESIPLRHGAARFDLDLMMVAEGEKLAGYLIHNVDLFDAETARRMMDHLQALLEDATQRPERRISELSLLGAAERNRLLEGFNAPRVIVENEGTFPALFEAQVARTPERVAASCCDETWTYAELDRRSSRIAHQLRALGAGPGARVGIFLERSLQMLAATIGVMKSGAAYVPLDPSFPDERLAFMRQDAELRALITEQTLAARPCVAAEGLPLLLLDKDDARIVEETPQREGMVVPALSDVAYVLYTSGSTGRPKGVQIQHHALTNFLGSMRKEPGIRHDDVLLAVTTLSFDIAGLELYLPLLAGARVDIARREDVSDGARLAARMAEVSATLLQATPSTFRMLLESGWQGQPALTALCGGEALPRDLADRLLARVGTLWNMYGPTETTIWSMVARVEQSGGPIVLGRPIAQTQVYVLDRHLQPVPVGVPGELYLGGAGLALGYLGRPALTAEKFVPDPFSLESGARLYRTGDRVRFLREDAIEFLGRVDHQVKLRGFRMELGEIEAALRQHPAVREAVVVARALQTDDTRLFAYVTVDPIALSTEEIKVEQIAQWQSVWGEIYQKGAAEAPPDPERDTSGWNSSYTGQPIPAPEMTAWVDGTAQDILRLKPRRVLEIGSGSGLVLFRIAPSCEQYLGTDFSAAALELLRQRVEKRGLPQVSLHQRSADDFTGVEPQSFDLVILNSVAQYFPSAQYLRTVLEGAVAAVRPGGAVFIGDVRSLPLLEAFHASIQIFKAPADLSRANLTQRVRKAVTQDEELVLDPAFFHDLRHALPRVSWVDITPRRGRQHNELTRFRYQAVLHVEAPAPTPLGAPTPWSESWTLEAVRRHLTQQTPAAWGLASVRNARLAEEEQALRWIEGGGPDAVSTFRAAAATQRPPALDPADLWQLAAELGYEVRFGWAQHGADGRYDAVFFRDGMERAASPSDPALLEAADPTRALTNSPLLARLTRRLGPELRSFLQERLPEYMVPSTVTPLEALPLTPNGKIDRRALPDPEGLRPELRVAYEAPRTDVEKLVAGVWRDVLQIEKVGLHDSFFDLGGHSLLLTQVRTRLKELLRRDVPITGLFRHPTIATLAHYLTEPSRTSTGPSARASTRRSRRVTNAGAPEGIAIIGMSGRFPGAPDLDIFWQNLRDGIESIAFFSPEELEAMGADPAIVRGPSYVRAASTIEGIDQFDAALFGYSPYEAALMDPQHRLFLECAWEALETAGYSPRTRAGARVGVYAGLAPNSYLPFAHLLGNFPPEALARFVAGSADFLATRVSYKLNLRGPSLTLQAACSTSLVATHLACQALRAGECDTALAGGVSIKVSQVPGYFYQEGGISSPDGHCRAFDARGRGTLFGNGVGVIVLKRLADAIEDGDMIRAVLKGTAVNNDGAAKVGFTAPSIDSQADVIATALELAGVDPETIDYVEAHGTGTPLGDPIEVAALRQVFGARARPCALGSVKSNIGHLDAAAGVASLIKTVLAVEHGQIPPSLHFETPNPELDLAQGPFRVNAALTDWPAGVAPRRAGVSAFGFGGTNAHVVLEEAPSAPPRPAGPERPLHLFTFSAHTPEVLDQLARRVSAHLGAAPPSALGDLCFTANAGRAHLDHRVAIVAGSHEELRERLGAFRRGEPTPGVHHGAVEHGSPPRLAFLFTGQGAQHVGMGLRLYETQPVFREAMDRCDALLRDHLDRPLLSVLYPSGHATARASRSDDDEPPQLIDETAYAQPALFAVGFALATLWRTFGIEPHVVMGHSVGELTAACVAGACSLEDGLRLVAERGRLMQSLPGDGDMAAVFAGEARVAEAIASMASRVSIAAVNGPGETVLSGERAAVRQVLERLAAEGIRARHLRVSHAFHSPRMDSILDPLEAAAAQLSLHAPQIELISNLTGQPLGALSATYVRHHARAPVRFWDGLQALDARGVDVLLEIGPQPTLIGIAERAQPAHAALRLPSLRKGQDDWQVLLNSLGALHARGADVDWDAFDRGYARRRVPLPTYPFERRRHWIDEPDRAAASAPPSIVERVDLPSVELSSTGPVTQRAVGALKLDWLHETVWREHHPSADPTSIRAPARWLLLADEGGVGEALATRLRARGSHVVIARRGAQCSEESPGLWTVAPDRPEDLVELLTRAFPAGSGGPGAVVYLWTLDAPALSGPDATPEAAEPLTCGSLLLLTQTLARHDLGPRLWLVTRGAQPVEAGAPVAAQQAPALGIGWTLALEHRTLWGGAIDLDPRAPDGEIEALCDALCAPGGEDRIALRSTPDRGLRRWFPRLVPRAFDSVPAWRPQRGSTYLVTGGLGGLGLRLARWLVERGARSLVLMGRSAPSPAASEILSTLRERGAHVEIAQGDVARAEDVTCTLSIIAHHASPLGGVFHAAGVLDDGMLVGQDPARFHRVLAPKVQGAWNLHVATRDLPLDSFVLFSSGASLLGSAGQSSYAAANAFLDALAHQRRAEDLPALSVHWGPWAEAGMAASLTQQDLERWADRGVGLIPPAEGLALLGELLGGAPPEVAVLPMDWNKASETFGRTGRLLSELTRAPASRRVAAPVKMRSWLDPLPLDERHDALLTHLQRRIADLLHLDGGTLPEANQGLFGMGLDSMMTLELRSRLELEASQPMPATLLFTYPTIDALTRYLLGELYSAPLVATSIPSPPPASPPPNTPVVATLFSTASSSPDDAQESALHDLSESELAQLLDDELASILGNPSGS, translated from the coding sequence ATGCGCATCGACGAGCTGATGGCGAAGCTCGCGGCCCTGGGCGTGAGCCTCTGGGTCGACGACGGGAAACTGCGCTTCCGGGCGCCTGCTGGTACGCTGAATCCGGAACTCAAGGCGCAGCTCGGCGCCCACAAGGAAGCGATCCTCGCACGGCTCGCCGCGACAACAGAGGGACAGGAACACCCCCTCTCGCACGGCCAGCGCGCGCTCTGGTTCCTCCACCAGAGCGCTCCGCAGAGCACCGCGTACAACGTCGTCTTCGCAGCGCGGGTGCGCTCCCGGCTCGACGCGGGCTCCCTGCGCGCGGCGGCGCAGGCGCTCTCCGAGCGGCACCCGAACTTGCGCTCCGTCTTCGTCGAGGAGGCGGGACAGCTCGTGCAGCGCGCGGCCCCGGCTGGCGACATCGCCTTCGCAGAGGTGGACGCATCGAGCTGGACCGAGGAAGCGCTCCAGGCCCGGCTCGAAGAGCTGGCGCGGCGACCTTTCCACCTGGAGCGGGGCCCCCTTTTCCAGGTGCATGTGTTCCAGCGCGGCGAGGAGCACGTGCTGCTCCTGCTCGTGCACCACATCGCAATCGATTTCTGGTCCACGCTCGTCGTGCTCGATGAACTCGGGATGCTCTACGAGGCCGCCGGGAACCGCGCGGCCCTGCCGCCGCCCAGCGCGCCCTACGCCGAGGTGGTGCGGCGCGAGGATGCGCTGGTCCGTGGCGAAGAAGGCGCACGGTGCCTCCGCTACTGGCAGGACGCACTCGGCGAGGAGCCTCTGCCCCTGGATCTACCGCTCGACCGCCCCCGCCCCCCATCGCCGAGCTACCGGGGCGACGTCCACGCCTTCGCGATCGAGCCCGATCTCACCCAGCGGCTCCGGGCCGTCGCCCGGGCCCAGGGCGTGACGCTCAACACGCTCCTCCTCACCGCGTTCCAGATCTTGCTCGGGCGCTCCGCAGGGACCCCGCGCGTGTGGGTCGGTTCGCTGACGTCGGGACGCGGCGCGGCGGACGTGGCCGGCACCGTCGGCTATTGCGTGAACCCGGTCGTCATGACTGCTGATTTCAGCGACGATCCGCCGTTCAGCCGCGCCCTGGAGCGCGCGCACGAAAGCGCGCTCGGCGCCTACGAGCACCAGGGCTACCCGTTCCCGCTGCTCGTCGAGAAGTTGCACCGCAGCCGCGAACCCGGACGCTCGCCCTTCTTCCAGGCGATGTTCGTGCTGCAGCAGCCCCACCGCCTCCCAGCAGCCCTGCCGTTCGTCCTCGGCGTGGGTGGCGCCCGGATGCAGCTCGGCGGCCTGGATCTCGAATCGATTCCCCTACGGCACGGCGCAGCCCGCTTCGACCTCGACCTCATGATGGTCGCCGAGGGCGAGAAGCTCGCGGGTTACCTCATCCACAACGTCGACCTGTTCGACGCCGAGACGGCTCGGCGGATGATGGATCACCTCCAGGCCCTGCTCGAAGACGCCACGCAGCGACCCGAGCGGCGAATCTCGGAGCTGTCGCTACTCGGCGCGGCCGAGCGGAATCGCCTGCTCGAAGGCTTCAACGCCCCCCGCGTGATCGTCGAGAACGAGGGGACGTTCCCCGCCCTCTTCGAAGCCCAGGTCGCGCGCACCCCCGAGCGTGTCGCGGCCTCGTGCTGCGACGAGACGTGGACCTACGCGGAGCTGGACCGCCGTTCGAGCCGCATCGCCCACCAGCTCCGCGCCCTGGGCGCAGGCCCAGGAGCGCGCGTCGGAATCTTCCTCGAACGCTCTCTCCAGATGCTCGCCGCCACGATCGGCGTGATGAAATCCGGCGCCGCCTACGTGCCACTGGATCCGAGCTTCCCCGACGAGCGGCTCGCGTTCATGCGGCAGGACGCAGAACTCCGGGCGCTGATCACCGAGCAGACCCTCGCCGCGCGCCCCTGCGTCGCAGCCGAAGGCCTGCCCCTCCTCCTGCTCGACAAGGACGACGCACGAATCGTCGAAGAGACGCCACAGCGCGAGGGCATGGTCGTCCCGGCGCTCTCGGACGTGGCTTACGTGCTCTACACGTCCGGCTCCACGGGCCGCCCCAAGGGCGTGCAGATCCAGCACCACGCGCTCACGAACTTCCTCGGATCCATGCGCAAGGAGCCCGGGATCCGGCACGACGACGTGCTGCTCGCGGTGACCACGCTGTCCTTCGACATCGCGGGGCTGGAGCTGTACCTCCCGCTCCTCGCCGGGGCACGGGTCGACATCGCGCGCCGCGAGGACGTGTCGGATGGCGCGCGGCTCGCGGCGCGGATGGCCGAGGTGAGCGCAACCCTCCTCCAGGCGACGCCGTCGACGTTCCGGATGCTCCTCGAATCCGGGTGGCAAGGGCAGCCTGCACTCACCGCGCTCTGCGGTGGCGAGGCTCTGCCGCGGGACCTCGCCGACCGCCTCCTCGCGCGCGTGGGCACGCTCTGGAACATGTACGGCCCCACCGAGACGACCATCTGGTCGATGGTCGCGCGCGTCGAGCAGAGCGGCGGACCCATCGTCCTGGGGCGACCCATCGCGCAGACGCAGGTCTACGTGCTCGACCGTCACCTTCAGCCGGTGCCCGTGGGCGTCCCCGGGGAACTCTACCTCGGTGGGGCTGGCCTGGCGCTCGGCTACCTGGGTCGACCCGCGCTCACCGCGGAGAAGTTCGTGCCGGATCCCTTCAGCCTGGAGAGCGGCGCGCGGCTGTACCGGACCGGAGATCGCGTGCGCTTCCTCCGCGAGGACGCCATCGAGTTCCTCGGGCGCGTCGACCACCAGGTGAAGCTCCGGGGCTTCCGCATGGAACTCGGCGAGATCGAGGCAGCCCTGCGGCAGCACCCGGCGGTGCGGGAAGCCGTCGTGGTGGCCCGCGCGCTGCAGACCGACGACACGCGGCTCTTCGCCTACGTGACCGTGGACCCGATCGCGCTCTCGACCGAGGAGATCAAGGTCGAGCAGATCGCGCAGTGGCAGAGCGTCTGGGGCGAGATCTACCAGAAGGGTGCCGCCGAAGCGCCGCCGGATCCCGAGCGCGACACGTCTGGCTGGAACAGCAGCTACACCGGGCAGCCCATCCCCGCGCCAGAGATGACCGCATGGGTCGACGGCACAGCACAGGACATCCTCCGGCTGAAGCCGCGGCGGGTGCTCGAGATCGGCAGCGGCAGCGGCCTCGTGCTGTTCCGCATCGCTCCCTCGTGCGAGCAGTACTTGGGCACGGACTTCTCGGCCGCCGCCCTCGAACTCCTGCGTCAGCGGGTGGAGAAGCGAGGCCTGCCCCAGGTCAGCCTCCACCAGCGCTCGGCGGACGATTTCACGGGCGTCGAACCGCAGAGCTTCGACCTCGTGATCCTGAACTCCGTCGCGCAGTACTTCCCGAGCGCCCAGTACCTCCGCACCGTGCTGGAGGGCGCCGTCGCCGCAGTCCGACCGGGCGGCGCAGTCTTCATCGGCGACGTCCGCAGCCTGCCACTGCTCGAAGCCTTCCACGCCTCGATCCAGATCTTCAAGGCCCCCGCAGATCTCTCGCGCGCCAACCTCACGCAGCGCGTGCGCAAGGCGGTGACCCAGGACGAAGAACTCGTCCTCGATCCCGCCTTCTTCCACGACCTGCGGCATGCGCTCCCCCGCGTGAGCTGGGTGGACATCACCCCCCGGCGCGGCCGACAGCACAACGAGCTGACGCGCTTCCGCTACCAGGCCGTGCTGCACGTCGAGGCCCCCGCTCCGACACCCCTCGGTGCTCCGACCCCCTGGAGCGAAAGCTGGACTCTGGAGGCCGTCCGCCGCCACCTCACCCAGCAGACCCCCGCCGCGTGGGGCCTCGCCAGCGTGCGGAACGCCCGACTCGCCGAGGAAGAGCAGGCGCTCCGGTGGATCGAGGGAGGTGGTCCCGACGCCGTCTCCACCTTCCGCGCGGCCGCGGCGACGCAACGCCCACCTGCCCTGGACCCTGCGGATCTCTGGCAGCTCGCCGCGGAGCTCGGCTACGAGGTGCGCTTCGGCTGGGCGCAGCACGGCGCCGACGGCCGCTATGACGCCGTGTTCTTTCGCGACGGGATGGAGCGAGCCGCAAGCCCCTCGGACCCCGCTCTCCTTGAAGCCGCAGACCCCACCCGCGCGCTGACCAACTCCCCTCTCCTCGCCAGGCTGACGCGGCGGCTCGGCCCCGAACTGCGCAGCTTCCTCCAGGAGCGGCTGCCCGAGTACATGGTGCCCTCCACGGTGACGCCGCTCGAAGCGCTCCCGCTCACGCCGAACGGCAAGATCGACCGACGCGCCCTCCCCGACCCCGAGGGCCTCCGCCCCGAGCTGCGCGTCGCCTACGAGGCCCCCCGCACGGACGTCGAGAAGCTCGTCGCGGGCGTGTGGCGCGACGTGCTCCAGATCGAGAAGGTCGGCCTGCACGACAGCTTCTTCGATCTGGGTGGCCACTCGCTGCTGCTCACGCAGGTGCGCACGCGCCTGAAGGAGCTGTTGCGCCGCGATGTCCCGATCACCGGCCTCTTCCGCCACCCCACCATCGCCACGCTCGCCCACTACCTGACCGAGCCCTCCCGCACTTCCACGGGCCCCTCGGCGCGCGCCAGCACGCGCCGCAGCCGCCGCGTCACGAACGCCGGCGCTCCCGAAGGCATCGCGATCATCGGCATGTCGGGTCGATTCCCCGGCGCGCCGGACCTCGACATCTTCTGGCAGAACCTGCGCGACGGGATCGAATCCATCGCGTTCTTCTCCCCCGAGGAACTCGAAGCGATGGGCGCGGACCCGGCCATCGTGCGAGGCCCTTCCTACGTGCGCGCTGCCTCGACGATCGAGGGCATCGACCAGTTCGACGCCGCGCTCTTCGGCTACTCCCCCTACGAGGCCGCGCTGATGGATCCACAGCACCGCCTCTTCCTCGAGTGCGCGTGGGAGGCCCTGGAGACCGCCGGCTACAGCCCCAGGACGCGCGCTGGCGCCCGGGTTGGCGTGTACGCGGGCCTCGCGCCGAACAGCTACCTGCCGTTCGCGCACCTGCTCGGCAACTTCCCGCCCGAGGCGCTGGCGCGCTTCGTCGCCGGCTCGGCCGATTTCCTCGCGACCCGCGTGTCGTACAAGCTGAACCTGCGGGGCCCCAGCCTCACGCTCCAGGCGGCGTGCTCCACCTCCCTCGTCGCAACCCACCTCGCCTGCCAGGCGCTGCGCGCGGGGGAGTGTGACACGGCGCTCGCGGGCGGCGTGTCGATCAAGGTGTCCCAGGTCCCTGGTTACTTCTACCAGGAGGGCGGCATCTCCTCACCCGACGGGCACTGCCGAGCCTTCGACGCGCGCGGCCGTGGCACGCTGTTCGGGAACGGCGTCGGGGTCATCGTGCTGAAGCGGCTCGCCGACGCCATCGAGGACGGCGACATGATCCGCGCCGTCCTCAAGGGGACCGCCGTCAACAACGACGGCGCTGCGAAGGTCGGCTTCACCGCGCCGAGCATCGACAGCCAGGCCGACGTGATCGCCACCGCGCTGGAGCTGGCGGGGGTCGACCCCGAGACGATCGACTACGTCGAGGCCCACGGCACCGGCACGCCGCTCGGGGACCCGATCGAGGTCGCCGCGCTTCGCCAGGTCTTCGGCGCCCGCGCGCGCCCCTGCGCCCTCGGGTCGGTGAAGTCGAACATCGGTCACCTGGACGCCGCGGCCGGCGTCGCCTCGCTCATCAAGACCGTGCTCGCGGTCGAGCACGGGCAGATCCCGCCGAGCCTCCACTTCGAGACACCGAACCCCGAGCTCGACCTCGCCCAGGGCCCGTTCCGCGTGAACGCTGCGCTCACCGACTGGCCGGCGGGCGTCGCCCCACGCCGCGCCGGGGTGAGCGCCTTCGGCTTCGGCGGCACGAACGCGCACGTGGTCCTCGAAGAGGCCCCCTCGGCGCCCCCGCGCCCCGCAGGCCCCGAGCGACCGCTGCACCTGTTCACCTTCTCCGCCCATACCCCCGAGGTCCTCGACCAGCTCGCGCGGCGCGTCTCCGCCCACCTCGGGGCTGCGCCCCCCAGCGCGCTCGGCGACCTGTGTTTCACCGCAAACGCAGGTCGCGCGCACCTCGACCACCGCGTCGCGATCGTGGCCGGCTCGCACGAGGAGCTGCGCGAACGGCTCGGCGCCTTCCGGCGCGGTGAGCCCACCCCCGGCGTACACCACGGCGCGGTGGAGCACGGCTCCCCACCGCGCCTTGCCTTCCTGTTCACCGGCCAGGGCGCCCAGCACGTCGGCATGGGCCTCCGGCTGTACGAGACCCAGCCCGTCTTCCGCGAGGCCATGGATCGGTGCGACGCCCTCCTCCGCGACCACCTGGATCGCCCGCTGCTCTCGGTGCTGTACCCCTCCGGCCACGCCACCGCGCGGGCCAGCCGCTCCGACGACGACGAGCCCCCCCAGCTCATCGACGAGACCGCCTACGCGCAGCCAGCACTGTTCGCGGTGGGCTTCGCGCTCGCCACCCTCTGGCGCACCTTCGGCATCGAGCCCCACGTGGTGATGGGGCACAGCGTCGGTGAACTCACCGCCGCCTGCGTCGCCGGCGCATGCTCGCTCGAAGACGGGCTGCGGCTCGTCGCCGAGCGGGGGCGGCTGATGCAGTCCCTGCCCGGGGACGGCGACATGGCGGCCGTGTTCGCGGGCGAAGCGCGGGTCGCCGAGGCGATCGCGTCGATGGCGTCGCGCGTGTCGATCGCGGCCGTGAACGGCCCTGGCGAGACCGTCCTCTCCGGCGAGCGCGCCGCGGTCCGGCAGGTGCTGGAACGCCTCGCAGCCGAGGGGATCCGCGCCCGCCACCTCCGCGTCTCTCACGCCTTCCACTCACCCCGGATGGATTCCATCCTCGACCCGCTGGAAGCAGCCGCCGCGCAGCTCTCGCTGCACGCCCCCCAGATCGAGCTCATCTCGAACCTCACGGGCCAGCCCCTCGGAGCCCTCTCGGCGACCTACGTGCGCCACCATGCGCGGGCGCCCGTGCGGTTCTGGGACGGGCTGCAAGCCCTCGACGCGCGCGGCGTCGACGTGCTCCTCGAGATCGGCCCGCAGCCCACACTGATCGGCATCGCCGAGCGCGCCCAGCCCGCGCATGCCGCGCTTCGGCTGCCGTCGCTCCGCAAGGGCCAGGACGACTGGCAAGTGCTCCTGAACAGCCTCGGCGCGCTCCATGCCAGAGGCGCAGACGTCGACTGGGACGCCTTCGACCGAGGCTACGCACGCCGCCGCGTGCCCTTGCCGACCTACCCCTTCGAACGGCGCCGGCACTGGATCGACGAGCCGGATCGCGCCGCGGCGAGCGCGCCCCCGTCGATCGTGGAGCGCGTCGACCTCCCCAGCGTCGAGCTGTCCAGCACCGGGCCCGTGACCCAGCGCGCGGTCGGCGCCCTGAAGCTCGACTGGCTCCACGAGACGGTGTGGCGTGAGCACCATCCTTCGGCCGACCCCACCTCGATCCGAGCACCGGCGCGCTGGCTGCTCCTGGCCGACGAAGGTGGCGTCGGCGAAGCACTGGCCACACGGCTCCGCGCGCGAGGCAGCCATGTCGTGATCGCGCGGCGTGGCGCGCAGTGCTCCGAGGAGAGCCCTGGCCTCTGGACCGTCGCCCCGGACCGGCCCGAAGACCTCGTCGAGCTGCTCACCCGCGCGTTCCCAGCGGGAAGCGGTGGCCCCGGCGCCGTCGTGTACCTGTGGACCCTCGACGCCCCCGCACTGAGCGGGCCCGACGCTACACCGGAAGCTGCCGAGCCACTGACCTGCGGGAGCCTGCTCCTCCTCACCCAGACGCTCGCGCGACACGACCTCGGTCCGCGCCTGTGGCTCGTGACCCGAGGCGCCCAGCCCGTGGAGGCAGGTGCGCCCGTCGCGGCGCAGCAAGCCCCCGCGCTCGGCATCGGGTGGACCCTCGCGCTCGAACACCGCACCCTGTGGGGCGGCGCGATCGACCTCGATCCGCGCGCCCCCGACGGTGAGATCGAGGCCCTCTGCGACGCGCTCTGCGCGCCCGGTGGCGAGGACAGGATCGCCCTGCGGAGCACCCCCGACCGCGGTCTGCGTCGCTGGTTCCCTCGCCTCGTGCCCCGGGCTTTCGACAGCGTCCCTGCGTGGCGCCCCCAGCGCGGATCCACGTACCTCGTCACCGGCGGCCTCGGCGGCCTCGGCCTCCGCCTGGCCCGGTGGCTCGTCGAGCGCGGCGCGCGCTCCCTCGTCTTGATGGGCCGGAGCGCCCCATCCCCTGCGGCCTCGGAAATCCTCTCGACGCTGCGCGAGCGCGGCGCCCATGTGGAGATCGCGCAGGGTGACGTCGCCCGCGCCGAGGACGTCACCTGCACTCTCTCGATCATCGCCCACCACGCCTCGCCCCTTGGCGGTGTCTTCCACGCAGCAGGCGTGCTCGATGACGGCATGCTCGTCGGCCAGGACCCGGCGCGCTTCCATCGCGTCCTCGCGCCCAAGGTTCAGGGCGCCTGGAACCTGCACGTCGCCACCCGTGACCTCCCGCTCGACAGCTTCGTGCTGTTCTCCTCGGGCGCGTCGCTCCTCGGCTCCGCGGGCCAGAGCAGCTACGCGGCCGCGAACGCCTTCCTCGACGCCCTCGCCCACCAGCGCCGCGCCGAGGACCTCCCCGCACTGAGCGTTCACTGGGGTCCCTGGGCCGAGGCGGGCATGGCCGCGAGCCTCACGCAGCAGGACCTCGAGCGCTGGGCCGACCGCGGCGTCGGGCTCATCCCCCCCGCCGAGGGCCTCGCCTTGCTCGGCGAGCTGCTCGGCGGCGCCCCCCCCGAGGTCGCCGTCTTGCCCATGGACTGGAACAAGGCTTCGGAGACGTTCGGACGCACGGGCCGCCTCCTCTCCGAGCTGACCCGCGCCCCCGCCTCGCGCCGCGTCGCGGCCCCGGTGAAGATGCGCTCGTGGCTCGACCCGCTCCCCCTCGACGAGCGCCACGACGCCCTGCTCACGCACCTGCAGCGCCGGATCGCCGATCTCCTGCACCTCGACGGCGGCACACTGCCCGAAGCAAACCAGGGGCTGTTCGGGATGGGGCTCGACTCGATGATGACGCTCGAGCTGCGCAGCCGGCTGGAGCTGGAGGCCAGTCAGCCGATGCCAGCCACGCTGCTGTTCACGTACCCGACCATCGACGCCCTCACGCGCTACCTCCTCGGGGAGCTGTACTCGGCACCGCTGGTCGCGACGAGCATCCCGTCCCCGCCTCCGGCTTCGCCTCCGCCGAACACCCCGGTCGTCGCGACCCTCTTCTCCACCGCGTCCTCGTCCCCGGACGATGCACAGGAGAGCGCGCTACACGACCTGTCCGAGAGCGAGCTTGCACAGCTTCTGGACGACGAACTCGCATCCATCCTGGGAAATCCAAGCGGCTCGTAG